One stretch of Oceanidesulfovibrio indonesiensis DNA includes these proteins:
- a CDS encoding sulfotransferase domain-containing protein, with protein sequence MASQPRQFIFELEDGSTLPMDLPEPADYESSHVFSMHKSGSSLLTNMIQSYCARINMPVINMEEFLFQKGVPPNTVTNSIDELMNLRGYVFAGSRAFWHFQCPNFPRAARKIILVRDPRDVQVSSYFSFRKSHVLPAAGKQRERILKARQRFKDDSPDEYITRPNGMKFYKNSYGILMRFLDMENSRGYRYEDVIFYKYNWLKDMVQFLGLEVNEAAIDAIAKANDIRPKEERPDEHVRQVSPGNYWRHLSQETIDYLNETFAEEMKRFGYDTVPIIR encoded by the coding sequence ATGGCCTCACAACCGCGACAATTCATTTTTGAACTGGAAGACGGCAGCACGTTGCCCATGGATCTGCCCGAACCAGCAGATTATGAAAGCTCCCATGTGTTCTCCATGCACAAGAGCGGAAGCTCTCTGTTGACGAATATGATCCAGAGCTATTGCGCCCGGATCAATATGCCTGTGATCAATATGGAGGAGTTTCTTTTCCAAAAAGGCGTGCCCCCCAACACAGTGACGAACTCCATCGACGAACTCATGAATCTGCGTGGTTATGTATTCGCAGGATCTCGCGCTTTCTGGCATTTCCAATGCCCCAATTTCCCTCGCGCTGCCCGCAAAATCATCCTGGTGCGCGACCCCCGCGACGTGCAGGTGTCGTCCTACTTTTCATTCAGGAAAAGTCATGTGCTGCCCGCTGCCGGCAAGCAGCGCGAGAGGATTCTGAAGGCTCGACAGCGATTCAAGGATGATTCACCGGATGAGTACATCACCCGCCCGAATGGGATGAAGTTCTATAAAAACAGCTATGGAATTCTCATGCGTTTTCTCGATATGGAGAACTCAAGGGGTTATCGCTACGAAGATGTCATTTTCTACAAATACAACTGGCTGAAAGATATGGTGCAGTTCCTGGGGCTGGAAGTGAATGAAGCCGCGATTGACGCCATAGCCAAGGCAAACGACATACGCCCCAAGGAAGAACGGCCAGACGAGCACGTTCGGCAAGTGAGTCCCGGTAATTACTGGAGGCATCTTTCCCAGGAAACAATCGACTATCTCAACGAGACCTTTGCCGAAGAGATGAAGCGTTTCGGTTACGACACCGTTCCGATAATTCGCTGA